A genomic stretch from Leptotrichia sp. HSP-536 includes:
- a CDS encoding LptF/LptG family permease, with product MNKLDKYIIVNYVKSFILGMMMFFLIFLLAESITLTGWLMDGKLKGSEALKYLRYGIPEIITNTAPLGVLLGSLLCISKMAKQLEVAAMKTSGISFARVALFPILFSFLVSVGVFWINYDYLGKANTKKENLKTLKIDNKEPVRSERDFVFVKIDKRTVLFSGHANKNNGTMNHITILKFQNGFKEIKNIYTASFAKINPKTNEWTFKDLKEYDRKTNLTKPFNTKKFKFIASMEDVLASPVKAKNLTMPQLREKTVYFTRVGADSLNLRIEFYYRISFALSSLVMSLIGFSLGSRYVRGGAAVNIGLSVIIGYAYYGISTILRSMAVSGTVPIYVACFVPLIIFLVIGIKLFKDAEY from the coding sequence ATGAATAAATTAGATAAATATATAATTGTAAATTATGTAAAAAGCTTTATTTTAGGTATGATGATGTTCTTTCTAATATTTTTACTAGCTGAAAGCATTACATTGACAGGATGGCTTATGGATGGAAAACTGAAAGGCTCTGAAGCTTTAAAATATTTAAGATACGGAATACCTGAAATTATAACAAATACAGCTCCCCTTGGAGTGCTTCTGGGAAGCCTTCTTTGTATAAGCAAAATGGCAAAGCAGCTGGAAGTTGCAGCAATGAAGACAAGCGGGATAAGCTTTGCAAGAGTCGCATTATTTCCTATTTTGTTTTCATTTTTAGTAAGTGTGGGGGTGTTTTGGATAAATTATGACTATCTTGGGAAAGCGAATACAAAAAAGGAAAATTTGAAGACATTAAAAATCGATAATAAAGAGCCTGTAAGATCAGAAAGAGATTTCGTATTTGTAAAAATTGATAAAAGAACGGTTCTTTTTAGTGGACATGCAAATAAAAATAATGGAACAATGAATCACATCACAATTTTAAAATTTCAAAATGGATTTAAGGAAATAAAAAATATATACACAGCTTCTTTTGCTAAAATTAATCCCAAAACCAATGAATGGACTTTTAAAGACTTAAAAGAATATGACAGAAAAACGAATTTGACAAAACCATTTAATACAAAAAAATTTAAATTTATCGCTTCGATGGAAGATGTTTTGGCAAGTCCAGTAAAGGCTAAAAACTTGACAATGCCACAATTACGTGAAAAAACAGTTTACTTTACAAGAGTAGGAGCAGATTCGTTAAATTTAAGAATAGAATTCTATTATAGAATATCTTTTGCATTATCTTCGCTTGTAATGTCTTTAATAGGATTTTCGCTAGGGAGTAGGTATGTTAGAGGAGGAGCTGCTGTAAATATTGGGTTGTCTGTAATAATTGGTTATGCGTATTATGGAATCAGCACAATTTTACGTTCAATGGCAGTTTCTGGAACAGTTCCAATTTATGTTGCCTGTTTTGTTCCATTAATAATATTCCTTGTTATTGGAATAAAATTGTTTAAAGATGCAGAATATTAA
- a CDS encoding M16 family metallopeptidase has product MSTCSVGVFVKTGSRDESDTEEGISHVLEHMIFKGTPTRSYFEISEEIDYLGANVNAHTTKEETVFYINALTQFLGKSVDILFDIVTNSTIDEKELEKEKDVIVEEIKMYKDSPDDLVFETNYTDCINGQYGKPIIGTEESVKGFTAEEIRKYYKERYTKDNILIVVSGNFDKDKIIQKINEYFGKLGDTKVDRRKKIDFSFNAGKKIVSKDINQVNICISHKSEDYNSEKKVYTDILSNIMGGSMSSRLFQEIREKNGLAYSVYTYNQYYLSGGITSTYIGTNLENYEKAIEITISEFKKLRENGVTKDELQKAKNKYISRISFAMENPRSRMGILGNYYIRKNEILDTEKLKNKVNAVRLEDVNNFARTKYLEENITVLGNINV; this is encoded by the coding sequence ATTTCCACTTGTTCAGTCGGTGTATTTGTAAAAACAGGTTCACGAGATGAAAGTGATACGGAAGAAGGAATTTCACACGTGCTGGAACATATGATTTTTAAAGGGACACCAACAAGAAGCTATTTTGAAATTTCAGAAGAGATTGACTATCTTGGAGCAAATGTGAATGCACATACAACAAAGGAAGAAACAGTTTTTTATATAAACGCTTTGACACAATTTTTAGGAAAATCTGTGGATATTTTGTTTGATATTGTTACAAATTCTACAATTGATGAAAAAGAACTGGAAAAGGAAAAAGATGTAATTGTGGAAGAAATCAAGATGTATAAGGATTCGCCAGATGACCTTGTGTTTGAGACAAATTATACAGATTGTATAAATGGACAATATGGAAAGCCGATTATTGGTACAGAAGAAAGCGTAAAAGGATTTACAGCTGAAGAAATTAGAAAATATTACAAAGAAAGATATACAAAGGATAATATTCTAATTGTGGTTTCAGGAAATTTTGATAAAGATAAAATCATTCAGAAAATAAATGAATATTTTGGAAAACTTGGTGATACAAAAGTTGATAGACGCAAAAAAATTGATTTTTCATTTAATGCTGGAAAAAAAATAGTTTCAAAAGATATAAATCAAGTAAATATCTGTATTTCTCATAAAAGTGAAGATTATAACAGTGAAAAAAAAGTATATACAGATATTTTGTCAAATATTATGGGCGGTTCAATGAGTTCCAGACTTTTTCAGGAGATTCGTGAGAAAAATGGACTTGCCTATTCTGTTTATACTTATAATCAATATTATCTTTCTGGAGGTATAACTTCAACGTACATTGGAACAAATTTGGAAAATTATGAAAAAGCGATAGAAATTACGATTTCAGAATTTAAAAAATTGAGAGAAAATGGTGTAACAAAAGATGAGCTTCAGAAGGCAAAAAATAAATATATAAGTAGAATTTCATTTGCTATGGAAAATCCACGTTCAAGAATGGGAATTTTAGGAAATTACTATATTAGAAAAAATGAAATTCTAGATACAGAAAAATTGAAAAACAAAGTAAATGCAGTAAGACTTGAAGATGTGAATAATTTTGCAAGAACGAAATATCTGGAAGAAAATATTACAGTTTTGGGGAATATTAACGTATAA
- the rodA gene encoding rod shape-determining protein RodA produces the protein MFQNQKLMIEEIKNNIFRMDKMILLIVYALVTISTVFVYSATRQSGMVIKNILWIAVGSILVLLLSYMDYRNLKRYVWHIYGIGVTLLLLVRFAGKKTLGAQRWISLGPFQLQPAEFVKVGIIIIIAYWIVTKYKDGINNLQDIIGSILPAMPLILLVLIQPDLGTTLITVSAFLFMIFLYGADMKPIWIIGIVVLLSVYPVYRFVLSPYQRTRVETFLHPETDRKGSGWHVIQSKISVGAGGALGKGVLQGSQSRLEFLPEAQTDFIFSVLSEELGFLGSSLVLLLYLGLIYEIMRISRIIQDDFGRLLLYGMAAVIFMHVIVNVGMTIGLVPVTGKPLLFMSYGGSSFLASFIMIGIVESVKVHNK, from the coding sequence ATGTTTCAAAACCAAAAATTAATGATAGAAGAAATAAAGAATAATATTTTTCGGATGGACAAGATGATTTTATTAATAGTTTATGCACTTGTAACAATCAGTACAGTATTCGTATATAGTGCAACAAGACAAAGTGGAATGGTCATAAAAAATATTTTGTGGATCGCAGTAGGTTCTATATTAGTTTTGTTGTTGTCATATATGGATTATAGAAATCTGAAAAGATATGTCTGGCATATTTATGGTATAGGTGTTACCTTGTTATTACTTGTACGTTTTGCCGGAAAAAAGACTTTAGGAGCACAGCGTTGGATTTCCTTGGGACCATTTCAATTACAGCCTGCAGAATTTGTAAAAGTGGGAATTATTATAATAATCGCTTATTGGATTGTAACAAAGTATAAAGACGGTATTAACAATCTGCAAGATATTATTGGCTCAATTTTACCAGCTATGCCACTTATTTTATTAGTTTTGATACAGCCTGACTTAGGAACAACATTAATAACGGTTTCAGCATTCTTATTTATGATATTCCTATATGGAGCTGATATGAAGCCAATCTGGATAATTGGAATTGTTGTATTATTGTCAGTTTATCCTGTTTACAGATTTGTTTTAAGTCCCTACCAAAGAACACGTGTGGAGACATTTTTACATCCTGAAACAGATAGAAAAGGAAGTGGATGGCACGTAATTCAGTCAAAAATTTCCGTTGGTGCGGGAGGAGCATTAGGAAAGGGGGTTTTACAAGGAAGCCAAAGTAGATTGGAATTTTTACCGGAAGCACAGACAGACTTTATTTTTTCAGTATTGTCTGAAGAATTAGGATTTTTAGGCTCTTCATTAGTTTTGCTTTTATATTTGGGGTTGATTTATGAAATAATGCGGATATCACGGATTATACAGGATGATTTTGGGCGGCTCTTACTCTATGGTATGGCAGCAGTAATTTTTATGCATGTGATTGTAAACGTGGGAATGACAATCGGACTTGTGCCTGTTACAGGAAAACCGTTATTGTTTATGAGTTATGGAGGAAGTTCATTTTTGGCTTCATTTATAATGATAGGAATAGTGGAAAGTGTAAAAGTTCATAATAAGTAA
- a CDS encoding RluA family pseudouridine synthase: protein MKSKEVVVDSEMEGMRLDRYLRKNFKDEPLSRIFGAIRAGDVKVNGKKSKENYRLALNDTIVIKNLFSENIDNKKSFEKDNLKKIQIQKSDLEKYKKMIIFENEDFFIVNKSEKIPMHKGTGHKYGLAEVFKEIFKNENINFANRLDFETSGLVIGCKNLKFLRYISQKIRNNEIQKKYFAIVHNTKNNIESKIFKIENYLTTTENKVIVSENPISKDSKKSITNFKKILISELKNSKKILDLLGKNSKNVFLLDVDLVTGRKHQIRAQLAHQKIPIVGDKKYGIQDGSDKFFLCCYFLSFDNYKFSILNKVFL, encoded by the coding sequence TTGAAAAGTAAAGAAGTTGTTGTAGATTCGGAAATGGAAGGAATGCGTCTTGACAGGTATTTGAGAAAAAATTTTAAGGATGAGCCGTTAAGTAGAATTTTTGGAGCAATAAGAGCTGGAGATGTTAAGGTTAATGGGAAAAAGTCAAAGGAAAATTATAGGCTTGCGTTAAATGATACAATTGTTATAAAAAATTTATTTTCAGAAAACATCGATAATAAAAAAAGTTTTGAAAAAGATAATCTGAAAAAAATTCAAATACAGAAAAGTGATTTGGAAAAATATAAAAAAATGATAATTTTTGAAAATGAAGATTTTTTTATTGTTAATAAAAGTGAAAAAATTCCAATGCACAAGGGAACAGGACATAAATATGGACTTGCCGAAGTTTTTAAGGAAATTTTTAAAAATGAAAATATTAATTTTGCTAATAGACTTGATTTTGAAACATCAGGACTTGTAATTGGCTGCAAGAATTTAAAATTTTTAAGATATATTTCTCAAAAAATTCGTAATAATGAAATACAAAAAAAATATTTTGCAATTGTGCATAATACAAAAAATAATATTGAATCTAAAATTTTTAAAATTGAAAATTATTTAACAACAACAGAAAATAAAGTTATTGTTTCAGAAAATCCTATTTCAAAAGATTCAAAAAAAAGTATTACAAATTTTAAGAAAATTTTGATTAGCGAGTTAAAAAATTCAAAAAAAATATTAGATTTACTAGGAAAAAATAGTAAAAATGTTTTTCTTTTGGATGTTGATTTGGTTACAGGAAGGAAACATCAAATAAGAGCACAGTTAGCACATCAAAAGATTCCAATTGTGGGAGACAAAAAGTATGGGATACAAGATGGAAGTGATAAATTTTTCCTTTGCTGTTATTTCCTTTCTTTTGATAATTATAAATTTTCAATTTTAAATAAAGTGTTTCTTTAA
- the accD gene encoding acetyl-CoA carboxylase, carboxyltransferase subunit beta, giving the protein MGLFSSKRSKNKYATLTSKSKLTVDIVDDNKWKKCNQCNEIIYNEDLKNNLNVCPKCGNYFRLTAFERIELLIDEETFFEKDMTLNSKDVLTFPGYEEKLEVAREKSRMLDGVISGIGEINGIKVSIAAMEFNFMGGSMGSVVGERITRALERGLKEKIPVVIVSSSGGARMQEGILSLMQMAKTSGAVKKLNEAGIPFISVPVDPTTGGVTASFAMLGDVIITEPNALIGFAGPRVIEQTVNQKLPKGFQRAEFLLEHGMVDIISERKDLKATIYRVLEKLV; this is encoded by the coding sequence ATGGGATTATTTTCAAGTAAAAGATCAAAAAATAAATATGCAACACTTACATCTAAGTCAAAGTTGACAGTTGATATTGTAGATGATAACAAGTGGAAAAAGTGTAATCAGTGTAATGAAATTATTTATAATGAAGATTTGAAAAATAATTTGAATGTTTGTCCAAAATGTGGGAATTATTTTAGATTGACAGCTTTTGAAAGAATTGAGCTGCTGATTGATGAGGAAACATTTTTTGAAAAGGATATGACACTTAATTCTAAGGATGTGTTAACTTTTCCGGGATATGAAGAAAAACTGGAAGTTGCACGTGAAAAAAGCAGAATGTTGGATGGTGTTATTAGTGGAATTGGAGAAATTAATGGAATAAAAGTAAGTATTGCAGCAATGGAATTTAATTTTATGGGTGGAAGTATGGGTTCTGTTGTTGGCGAAAGAATTACTAGAGCTCTTGAGCGTGGGCTTAAAGAAAAAATACCAGTTGTAATTGTTTCAAGTTCTGGTGGTGCCAGAATGCAGGAAGGAATTTTGTCACTTATGCAAATGGCAAAAACTTCAGGTGCGGTAAAAAAATTAAATGAAGCGGGAATACCTTTTATTTCAGTTCCTGTGGATCCAACTACAGGTGGAGTGACAGCTTCTTTTGCAATGTTAGGAGATGTAATAATAACAGAGCCAAATGCTTTAATTGGTTTTGCAGGACCAAGAGTTATTGAGCAAACTGTAAATCAGAAACTACCAAAGGGTTTTCAAAGAGCTGAATTTTTACTGGAACACGGAATGGTTGACATAATTTCAGAAAGAAAAGATTTGAAAGCAACAATTTATAGAGTATTAGAAAAGTTGGTGTAA
- a CDS encoding acetyl-CoA carboxylase carboxyltransferase subunit alpha produces the protein MNIKDEIKELEENITELKRFSAERNIDFSIQIAELEKNLESKYKDFEENEMDAWNRIQISRNPERPYTLDYINELTQDFVELHGDRLSKDDNAIVGGLASIDGYKIMIIGQQKGRDIDSNIFRNFGMASPEGYRKALRLMRMAERFKLPILTLIDTSGAYPGIEAEEKGQGEAIAKNLAEMFGFRVPIVSVVIGEGGSGGALGIGVADSVLMFENSVYSVISPEGCASILFNDLAKAAEAAKSLKMDAISLKTLGVIDEIIKEPLGGAHRNFEETAQNLKEAVVKEFKRIDKYSLRELLKKRYEKYRKIGDFFED, from the coding sequence ATGAATATAAAAGATGAAATTAAGGAATTGGAAGAAAATATAACCGAATTAAAAAGATTTTCAGCTGAAAGAAATATTGATTTTTCTATACAAATAGCAGAACTGGAAAAAAATCTGGAAAGTAAATATAAAGATTTTGAGGAAAATGAAATGGATGCATGGAATAGAATTCAAATTTCAAGAAATCCTGAAAGACCATACACGCTGGATTACATAAATGAACTAACTCAAGATTTTGTGGAACTTCATGGAGACAGATTGTCAAAAGATGATAATGCTATCGTAGGTGGATTAGCATCAATTGATGGATATAAAATAATGATTATTGGACAGCAGAAAGGAAGAGACATAGATTCAAATATTTTTAGAAATTTTGGTATGGCGAGTCCAGAAGGGTATAGAAAAGCTTTAAGGCTTATGAGAATGGCGGAGCGTTTTAAATTGCCAATTTTAACATTAATTGATACATCAGGGGCGTATCCTGGGATAGAAGCAGAAGAAAAAGGTCAAGGAGAAGCCATTGCTAAAAACTTGGCAGAAATGTTTGGATTTCGTGTGCCGATTGTGTCTGTTGTAATTGGAGAAGGTGGAAGTGGAGGAGCATTGGGAATTGGAGTGGCGGATTCGGTTTTAATGTTTGAAAATAGTGTTTATTCTGTTATTTCTCCAGAAGGATGTGCCTCAATTCTTTTTAATGATTTAGCAAAGGCGGCTGAAGCTGCGAAAAGTCTGAAAATGGATGCCATCAGCTTAAAAACTTTAGGTGTAATAGATGAAATTATAAAAGAGCCTTTAGGTGGAGCTCATAGAAATTTTGAAGAAACGGCACAGAATTTGAAAGAGGCGGTTGTAAAGGAATTTAAAAGAATAGATAAGTATTCACTTCGTGAATTACTGAAAAAAAGATATGAGAAATATAGAAAAATTGGAGATTTTTTTGAAGATTAA
- a CDS encoding transporter substrate-binding domain-containing protein yields MKSKMLKVVMLVTVLMLVVACGNKSANGKKKYTIGTDTSFPPFEYKKDSKYTGIDIELLEAIGKLEGFEVEFKPMDFGGLIPALQSGQLDGVIAGASITEERKKSVDFSDPYYESGLVALVNKGNSTIKTVKDLEGKRLVVKNGTAGAKFAEDNLKGKATIRVFEDSASTLKAVENNQADAAFEDYPVIAYTIKVNPNLNVKIGTEKLTNNEYGFMVKKGENKELLEKFNKGLKTLKENGEYQKIVDKYTK; encoded by the coding sequence ATGAAGTCTAAAATGTTAAAAGTGGTTATGTTGGTAACGGTATTAATGTTAGTGGTGGCATGTGGAAATAAATCGGCAAATGGGAAGAAAAAATATACAATAGGGACAGATACTAGTTTTCCGCCATTTGAATACAAGAAGGATAGTAAATATACTGGAATTGATATAGAATTGCTGGAAGCGATTGGGAAACTGGAAGGATTTGAAGTGGAATTTAAGCCAATGGATTTTGGAGGACTGATTCCAGCGTTACAGTCAGGACAGCTTGACGGAGTAATCGCAGGAGCAAGCATTACCGAGGAAAGAAAGAAGTCTGTAGATTTTTCTGATCCATATTATGAATCAGGGCTAGTTGCGTTAGTTAACAAGGGTAACAGTACTATTAAAACTGTAAAAGATTTGGAAGGGAAAAGACTAGTTGTAAAAAATGGTACAGCTGGAGCAAAATTCGCAGAAGATAATTTAAAAGGGAAAGCTACTATAAGAGTATTTGAAGATTCAGCTTCTACATTAAAGGCAGTAGAAAATAATCAGGCTGATGCGGCATTTGAAGATTATCCAGTAATTGCCTATACAATAAAAGTAAATCCAAACTTAAATGTTAAAATAGGAACAGAAAAATTGACAAACAATGAATACGGATTTATGGTTAAAAAAGGAGAAAATAAGGAATTATTGGAAAAATTCAATAAAGGATTGAAAACATTAAAAGAAAATGGAGAATATCAAAAAATAGTAGATAAATATACAAAATAA
- a CDS encoding amino acid ABC transporter permease gives MLNYLKTYVEILSEYKIEFLIGLGTTLLIAVISLFFAVLIGIGVGYINFVPTKKKNFNFYLIKTFQWIGKEYIDLIRGTPLLVQAIFFYFGVVPIINRAFMNGQQMSPEIAGVIIISLNAGAFLAEIFRGGIQAIDTGQMEAARSLGLSFGKAMRKVILPQAVKNMIPAILNQFITSLKDTSLLMVIGVADLMGKGQIAFKTNYKTFETMLIIALIYYLVIKVLSNLFKKIERKLKV, from the coding sequence ATGCTGAATTATTTAAAAACTTATGTCGAAATATTATCAGAATATAAAATAGAATTTTTAATTGGATTAGGCACGACACTTTTGATAGCGGTAATATCGTTATTTTTTGCAGTACTGATTGGTATTGGTGTAGGATATATAAATTTTGTGCCTACGAAAAAGAAGAACTTTAATTTTTATCTGATTAAAACTTTTCAGTGGATTGGGAAGGAATACATTGATCTTATAAGAGGAACTCCGTTATTAGTGCAGGCTATATTCTTTTATTTTGGAGTTGTTCCGATTATAAATAGGGCTTTCATGAACGGACAGCAGATGTCACCTGAAATTGCTGGAGTTATCATAATAAGCTTGAATGCCGGTGCATTTCTGGCTGAAATTTTTAGAGGAGGAATACAGGCAATTGACACAGGGCAAATGGAAGCTGCCAGAAGCTTGGGATTATCTTTTGGAAAAGCAATGAGAAAAGTCATTTTACCACAGGCGGTAAAAAATATGATACCTGCAATTTTAAATCAATTCATTACATCATTAAAAGACACATCATTACTGATGGTAATAGGAGTTGCTGATTTGATGGGGAAAGGGCAGATTGCATTTAAAACTAATTATAAGACGTTTGAAACAATGTTAATTATTGCATTAATTTACTATCTTGTAATCAAAGTTCTATCAAATTTATTCAAAAAAATAGAAAGGAAGCTAAAAGTATGA
- a CDS encoding amino acid ABC transporter ATP-binding protein has product MIKVKNLKKQFGNNVVLKDISVAIEKGEVVTVIGPSGSGKSTFLRCINGLEEFNGGHIFVDNEDMADKNLNIDKLREKIGMVFQSFNLFPHLTVLENIILAPVTLKKMHKEEAKIKAKELLKKVGLEEKADFYPSSLSGGQKQRVAIARALAMNPEAMLFDEPTSALDPEMVGEVLQVMKSLAKDGMTMIVVTHEMGFAREVCDRVIFMADGEIVEQGSPNDVFLNPQHERTQNFLKVL; this is encoded by the coding sequence ATGATAAAAGTAAAAAACTTAAAAAAGCAATTTGGAAATAATGTTGTTTTAAAAGATATAAGCGTAGCCATAGAAAAAGGAGAAGTTGTTACTGTAATTGGGCCTTCAGGTTCAGGAAAAAGTACATTTTTAAGATGTATAAACGGTCTTGAGGAATTTAATGGAGGGCATATTTTTGTAGATAACGAGGATATGGCTGATAAAAATTTGAATATCGATAAATTGAGAGAAAAAATAGGAATGGTTTTTCAGTCATTTAATTTATTTCCACATTTAACAGTTTTGGAAAATATTATTTTAGCTCCAGTCACATTGAAGAAAATGCACAAGGAAGAAGCTAAAATTAAGGCTAAGGAACTTTTAAAAAAAGTAGGACTTGAAGAAAAGGCAGATTTTTATCCATCTAGTTTGTCTGGAGGGCAGAAACAAAGAGTTGCGATAGCAAGAGCATTGGCAATGAATCCTGAAGCAATGTTATTTGATGAGCCAACTTCAGCTTTGGATCCTGAAATGGTTGGGGAAGTGCTGCAAGTAATGAAATCGCTGGCAAAAGACGGAATGACAATGATTGTTGTAACGCATGAAATGGGGTTCGCAAGAGAAGTGTGCGACAGGGTAATTTTTATGGCTGATGGAGAAATTGTGGAGCAGGGAAGTCCAAATGACGTATTTTTGAATCCACAACATGAAAGAACTCAAAATTTTTTGAAAGTATTGTAA
- a CDS encoding ABC transporter ATP-binding protein, translated as MEQTETLIKINNLVTSFRIKDEYFPAVDNVSLELRRNEILAIVGESGCGKSTLATSIIGLHNPNNTKLEGEINFEGKNLLEANEEEYNKIRGNKIGMIFQDPLSALNPLMRIGEQIEEGMIYHTKLSKTEREARMLELLQHVGIKNPKRVARQFPHELSGGMRQRVMIAIALSCKPEIIIADEPTTALDVTIQAQILDLLKTLQNEINAGIMLITHDLGVVAEMADRVAVMYAGEIVEIANVNDLFSNPKHPYTRSLLNSIPQLDTETEKLHVIQGIVPSLTKLNRTGCRFSQRIPWIKESEHEKNPVLHEVEKNHFVRCTCWKNFNFER; from the coding sequence ATGGAACAGACTGAAACATTAATCAAAATTAATAATCTTGTTACAAGTTTTCGGATAAAAGATGAATATTTTCCCGCTGTGGATAATGTTTCGCTGGAACTTAGAAGAAATGAGATACTGGCGATAGTGGGAGAGTCAGGATGTGGAAAAAGTACACTTGCGACATCTATTATTGGACTGCATAATCCGAACAACACTAAATTAGAGGGAGAAATTAATTTTGAAGGGAAAAATCTTTTGGAAGCAAATGAGGAAGAATATAATAAAATTAGAGGAAATAAAATTGGAATGATTTTTCAGGATCCATTGTCGGCTTTAAATCCACTGATGAGAATAGGTGAACAAATTGAAGAAGGAATGATTTATCATACAAAATTGTCAAAAACTGAAAGGGAAGCTAGGATGCTGGAATTATTACAGCATGTAGGAATAAAAAATCCCAAACGTGTAGCAAGGCAATTTCCACACGAATTATCTGGAGGAATGCGTCAAAGAGTTATGATTGCAATAGCGCTTTCCTGCAAGCCTGAAATAATAATAGCCGATGAGCCAACAACGGCATTGGACGTTACAATACAGGCACAAATACTGGATTTGCTAAAAACTTTACAAAATGAAATAAATGCTGGAATTATGCTAATTACACATGATTTAGGCGTCGTTGCTGAAATGGCGGACAGAGTAGCAGTAATGTATGCTGGAGAAATTGTAGAAATTGCAAATGTGAATGATTTGTTCAGCAATCCAAAACATCCCTACACAAGATCCTTGCTCAACTCAATTCCGCAACTTGACACAGAAACTGAGAAATTGCATGTAATTCAAGGCATTGTTCCTTCGTTAACCAAGCTAAACAGGACAGGTTGCCGTTTTTCTCAAAGAATTCCATGGATAAAAGAAAGTGAGCATGAAAAAAATCCAGTGTTGCATGAAGTGGAAAAAAATCATTTTGTAAGGTGTACTTGCTGGAAAAATTTTAATTTTGAAAGATAA
- a CDS encoding TlpA family protein disulfide reductase: MRKLLIIISMFMTFLIGHGKQSLNVTVEKGAKLPNFELKDFNRIRTKSRKIFNNGKPTLLVFAAEWCPHCHAELSEVQKFYEENKDKVNVAVVFTSNHTTLAKTKNFVTENNFTFPVYYDMERAIMNAFKVKGVPYNLKIQNSKIEDIHEGTITYDELVEFFHEPDNLLN; encoded by the coding sequence ATGAGAAAATTATTAATTATTATTTCAATGTTTATGACATTTTTAATTGGTCATGGAAAACAATCTCTTAATGTAACTGTTGAGAAAGGAGCTAAACTTCCTAATTTTGAACTAAAGGATTTTAATAGAATCCGTACAAAAAGCAGAAAAATTTTTAATAATGGTAAACCTACATTATTAGTTTTTGCTGCAGAATGGTGTCCGCATTGCCATGCTGAATTATCTGAAGTTCAAAAGTTTTATGAAGAAAATAAAGACAAAGTAAACGTAGCAGTTGTATTTACAAGCAATCATACAACATTAGCAAAGACAAAAAACTTTGTAACTGAAAACAATTTCACTTTCCCAGTTTACTATGATATGGAAAGAGCAATAATGAATGCATTTAAAGTTAAAGGTGTTCCGTATAACTTAAAAATACAAAACTCTAAAATTGAAGATATTCATGAAGGAACAATAACATATGACGAGTTAGTTGAATTTTTCCATGAACCTGATAACCTTTTAAACTAA